Part of the Salinigranum rubrum genome is shown below.
ACGGTGACGCGGTAGCGCCACGGGTTACCCTGGGCCTGACCGCCCTCCTGCTGCTGTGCGAGCGCCGTGCCGCCGAGGGCGAGGCCGCCGACCGCGGCGCCGGTGGCCGCGAGGAACGCTCTGCGCGACGTCGGGAGTCGAGAGTCTGTTGGCATGGTGTGCGACCGGAGAGGAGCGGGAGAGAGACATATCGATTTTTCAAGATTTGGGTCGACTTCACCCCCACTCTCTTCCAAATTTCAGCCCACCGACGTGACTGTCCGGCCGGGGCGGAACAGCCACCTGACCCGTCGGCGTCGTCGACAGCCCGACGGGGTTTTACGTCGAGGACGACGGCGTCGGTATCCCGGCAGCGGACCACGAGGCGGTGTTCGAGCGGGGGTACTCCAGCACCGGCGGAACCGGTCTCGGACTCCCGATCGTCGCGAGTATCTCCGAGGCTCACGGCTGGGAGCTGACGGTGACGGACAGCGAGGACGGCGGCGTCCGGTTCGAGTTCACCGAGCGCTGACCGACGAGTGCCAGATACACTGATATTCCTCCGGCGATGAACGTATGGTATGCAGCGAAGACAGGTCCTCGCTCTCCTGACCGCGCCGGCCACCGGCCTCGTGGCCGGGTGTAGTTCGGGCGATGGGTCCGAGACGCCGACCGCAACCGCGACATCGACCGCGACCGGGACCGAAACTCCGACCGCGACGGAGACGTCGACCCCGACCGAGACCGAAACCCCGACCGCGACGGAGACGGCGACGCCGGGCGGGCCGGAGCGGGAGGGGAACGCCGCGATTGCGGAGGTGGAGAAGACGCTCAACGCCGTCGTCGCGACGTACGGCGGGGCCGACAGCGACAGTCTCCTGGGGGCGGACGCGTCCTCGACGGACTTTCCGAGCCGGCGGATCGACGACGCGCTCGACGAGGCCGAGGGCGAACTGGAGGTCGCCCGCGAACGGGCGGTGACCCGAGAACAGGAGCGGACCGTCGAACGGCTCGCCGTCACCATCCGTTTCCTCGACCTGGCGACGCGGATCCAGATCGCGCTCAACAACGCGTACTTCGCGCTGGACCGTGCCCGGGCCGAGCTAAGCCGCGAGGACGGGAGTGCGGCCCGTGACAACCTCCAGCGGATGGCGAACGAGCGGGCTGTCGCCGTGCCGATTCTCGAGCGACTGCGCACCGAGACCGACGCGGCGAGCGTCAGCGTCATCGACCGGATCGACACCGCGACCTACGAGGCGAAGGTGGCGCAGTTCGCCGCCGAAATCGCGGTGATGGGACGGATCCGCTCGCGAGCGGAGACGCTGAGTCGGGCCGTCGACCGCCTGCAGACGGCGCGGCAACAGGAGGCCAACAACTCCGACAGCGCGGCGGAGACGGCCAGCGACGCCGCCGACGAACTCGAGAGCGTCGAGACGGCGCTCCGGAGCCTCCTCGACGAATTCGGCGACGACGCGGCCTCTCTACGGCCCCTCACGACACAACTCGCCGAGATGGCCGCGACGAAAGCACGGGACGCACAGGAGATTGCCGGGGAAACCACGTCGACCGAGTGAGGAGGATGAGAGGACACCGAGAAAACGAGGAACGAGACCGGTCGAAGCGTCGGGAGGCGCACGCGTACACACACCGGTCGGGTCGATCCGCCGATCCGCGACCCTCAGGCGTCGATGACGTCCGAGGGACGCTCGCGGCGTCGCACCACGTAGTAGACGAGCGCGGCGACTCCGACGAGCGCGAGGGTCAGACCCTCGGGAGGCATGCCGGCGGCGACCGACTCCGCCGCCTGGCCGACGCCGATGGCGACGAGGACGAGTCCGGCGGCCAGCACCCAGGCGCGGCCGTCGCGTTTCGCGTCGGCGTACTGCCCGGACGCGATGAGCGCCATCGTCTGGCGGTGGTCGAGGTACAAGAGTGCGCCGACGAAGCCGGTGACGGCGAGGACGACGAGCGTGAGGAAGCCGAACGCGGCGAGGTCGGTCAGCGGAGGGAGGGCGAACTGCATAGTCAGCTGTCACGTCGACGGTTCAGATAATAAAGCCAGACTGAGGAGTGGTGACGCGGCACGGGGGCGTTAGTACCGGTAGCCGGCGTACGCGATGCCGACCGTCTGGCCGACGTTGACGAGCGTGAGGCCGGCGATGAAGGGGAGTCCGCTGCCCGACAGGAGCGGACCCAGAAAGTAGACGACCCAGCCGAGCACGCTGAGTGCGGCCGCCAGACGGTACACCGGAGGCCCCTCGTCCGGGGCGACGTTCCGGGCGGTGTAGACGTACGCCGCGGCGGGGACGAGCATCCACGCCGACAGCATCGCGGCGACGGGTTCGGTGTACGCCGGAGCGGCGACGAGCGCGGCCAGTCCGACGAGCGTGAAGCCGGTGCCGGTCACGAGGACGAGCTTCCACGCGTAGAGGACGCCCGAGCGCATCTCCGACCACGAGGCGGCGGTGAAGAGGACGAACACCGTCGTCATCACCACGTGGGCGACGAGGACCGTCTCGCGCGCGACGAGGTCGAGGTGGGCGGCGGTGACGAACGTCCACGCGAGCGGGACCAAGAAGACGGAGCCGTTCTTGCGGAGGCGACGGAACACGGTCGGTGAGAGGGAGAGGAAGGACAAGAGGGTGTCTCCGTCGTTTCGGATGCCTCTCGAACTACTGAGTCGTGGTCTCGGTGAAGTCTCGAAAGACGTGAGTGGAGCCGCGTGCGGGGTACGGTGGATGGGTTACCCGGTTGCGTCGAGGCGTCTGCGAACGCGATAACCGCGCGACACGATGACCGACGCACGGTCGACCGCCGAGACGGACATCCACTGTACTCCGCGCCCGCCCAAAAGCGGGGAAAGAACGTCTTCCGAGAGCGCCCGGTTCACCGCATCGTGACGTACGTCAGGAAGCCGAGCGCGACCAGTTGGAGGCCCCTGAGCACCAGCACGGCCTCCTGGACGTGGGGGTCGCCCGAGTAGAAGCTCTGCATCGTGAAGAAGAAGTACAGCGCCAGGGCGTTCTCGACGAGCATCACGCCGCTGAACGCGACCAGCCCGAGCACGAGCGGCGTCCGGAACGTCCGGTAGTTGCGGAGCCACACCACCGACAGGGCGGTGAGGAAGATGATGTTCACTGCCGCGAGAACGCTCGCCGCCTGTATCGTGGTTTCCATCGCCATTAGTTACTCCATGTGTTCGGTGATGCGCTCGAACGTCTCGCGGTTCTGTTCGAACCGGTCCGTGAGGAAGTAGAGCTTGCCGTACTCGTTGCCGCCGCTCTCGACGATTGCGTGGTCTTCGAGCATGTCGAGGTGGTGGCGGACGGTCTTGTAGCTCACGTCGAGCTCCTCCGCGAGTTTGTTCGCGTTGCGTGGGCGCTCCGACAGCGCTCGGATGAGGCGGACGCGGTTCTCACCGCCCCGCGTCGCCGTGAGTAGATACCAGAGCGCCTTCTCCATCTGAGGCTGGTGGGTTTTCTCACAGTCGACTTATAATCTCCCAGGGTCGACCCGCTGGGAGACCCAGCCCGTCGGGCCGCGCGGGAACGCCCGCTGCTCCGTCTCCTCCTGAAGCGTGCCGGTCCCGTCGACGGCGAGGACGACAACCTCGTGCGGTTCGGTCGCGTCGTAGGTGTACTCCCACATGCGCCAGGCGTCCTCGGCTTCCTCCCGGAGGGACTCGCCGGTCTGTGCGTCGACCGCACCCGGGAGCGGCTCCGAGAGGGTCGCCTCGGTCCACGAGTCGCCGCCGTCGGTCGACACCTCCACGCGCTCGATGCCGCGGGTTCCCGCGTAGGCGTGGCCGCCGACCCGCACGCGGTCGCCGTCTCGCGACACCGAGTGGAGCTTCGCCACGGTGTTGACGGGACCGGTGCCGTGCCAGCCGCGCTTCTCCCAGTAGCCGTCCATCTCTTCCTCTAAGACCTCGATTTCGGTGAGCCACTTCACGTTGATCTCCCCCAGTGCCCGGGGATGAGCGCCCGGACCGGATGGCCGTGCGCCCGCGGGAGCGGCTGACCGTTCATCCGGTAGGCGATGAAGCCGTTTCGCAGCGCCGACATCGGGAACTCCTCGTAGTAGTCGTCGGCGGCCCGGAGCATCACGCAGCACTCGTCGGGCAGGTCCGGGAGGAGTTCGGCGATGGGCACGCCCGTCCACAACGCGGTGTCGATCTTCTTGCCGTTGAGTCCGTCGCCGACACACTGCAGCGTGACGAAGCGGTGCTGGGCGGGGAGGCTCGTGATCCGGTCGTAGCTGAACTCCCGTTCTTCGTCGACGGCGCCGGTGAGACGGAGCGACCACCCGTCGGCCGAGAGGTCGGGGTCGACGCTGTTGATGTCGACCCGGTAGAAGTCCCGCGAGACCAGCGGGTCGAGGTCAGGAAGGTCCAGCGTTCGGGCGGCCGCCGCCGCCAAGAGGCCGTCGACGACGGCGTCGGCCCCTCCCGCGTCACCCTCACCGGTCGTGTCGGTGCCGGACGCGCCGGCAGCGGTCCCCCCCGACGAGTCGGCGAGCGACGGCCGGGTGCCGAGGAAAGCGCTGGCGCCCGTGACCGCGGCGGCCGCCGCGACGGCCCGGAGGAAACCGCGGCGGTCGGGGGCCGTGTCGGCCGGGGCCGTCCCGACGTGGTGGGTCGACAGCGAGACGACGCCGGCACCGAGCGCCGCGCCGACCGCCGAGAGCGGGCCGCCGGTGAGCGCGAGGGTCACCGCACCCACCGCCAGCGCGGCGAGCGCGTGCGTCACCAGCGGGTCGGCACCGGTCGAGCGGGCGAGCGCCCGACTCCCGGCGGCGACGGCGGCGACGCCGACGACGCTGAGGGCGAGCGCGAGGACGAACCCGAGCGACTGACCGAGGCTCCCGAGCGTCAGGATGGCCCACGTGACGACGGCGTCGGGCGTCAGTGCCGTCACCCACGCGGCGACCGGCGCGGCGAGGAACGACGGGCGCGCCCCGACCGAGGCGTACGAACCGGCGACGGCACCGATCCCCACCGCGAGCGCGACGGCGGCTTCGAGCGCCCGACTCCCGAGCTTCGAAGGCGTCGAGTTGATCTCCATACCCGTTGGTGGGAGCACAC
Proteins encoded:
- a CDS encoding coiled-coil domain-containing protein — translated: MQRRQVLALLTAPATGLVAGCSSGDGSETPTATATSTATGTETPTATETSTPTETETPTATETATPGGPEREGNAAIAEVEKTLNAVVATYGGADSDSLLGADASSTDFPSRRIDDALDEAEGELEVARERAVTREQERTVERLAVTIRFLDLATRIQIALNNAYFALDRARAELSREDGSAARDNLQRMANERAVAVPILERLRTETDAASVSVIDRIDTATYEAKVAQFAAEIAVMGRIRSRAETLSRAVDRLQTARQQEANNSDSAAETASDAADELESVETALRSLLDEFGDDAASLRPLTTQLAEMAATKARDAQEIAGETTSTE
- a CDS encoding ArsR/SmtB family transcription factor, producing the protein MEKALWYLLTATRGGENRVRLIRALSERPRNANKLAEELDVSYKTVRHHLDMLEDHAIVESGGNEYGKLYFLTDRFEQNRETFERITEHME